One genomic segment of Pseudonocardia sp. T1-2H includes these proteins:
- a CDS encoding 3-hydroxyacyl-CoA dehydrogenase NAD-binding domain-containing protein: MTGEIGRVAVVGTGVIGASWAAHFLAHGLDVVATDPAPGAEVRLRADVAAHWPVLEGLGLAQGASPERLRFVADPADAVADADFVQENGPEREDVKHALFAVLDQATRPDVILASSSSGMLPTTIARGCPAHPERVVIGHPFNPPHLIPLVEVVPGEQTSPGTVDRAVAFYTAVGKRPIRLRQELPGHVANRLQAALWQEAYSLVERGVATVADIDTAISHGPGLRWAVLGPFANQHLSGGPGGLAHILEHLGPPTERWWRDLGRVTLTPELSTTLVAGVDAELDGVDQAALVADRDAVLTQLLAAKAARPDLP, from the coding sequence GTGACCGGGGAGATCGGGCGGGTCGCGGTCGTCGGGACCGGGGTGATCGGGGCGAGCTGGGCCGCGCACTTCCTCGCGCACGGGCTCGACGTCGTCGCCACCGATCCCGCGCCCGGGGCCGAGGTCCGCCTGCGCGCGGACGTCGCCGCCCACTGGCCGGTGTTGGAAGGGCTCGGGCTGGCCCAGGGGGCCTCGCCCGAGCGGCTGAGGTTCGTCGCCGACCCCGCCGACGCGGTCGCCGACGCCGACTTCGTCCAGGAGAACGGGCCGGAACGCGAGGACGTCAAGCACGCCCTGTTCGCCGTCCTCGACCAGGCCACCCGGCCCGACGTGATCCTGGCGAGCAGCTCCTCGGGCATGCTGCCCACCACGATCGCGCGCGGCTGCCCGGCGCATCCGGAGCGCGTGGTGATCGGGCACCCCTTCAACCCGCCGCACCTGATCCCGCTGGTGGAGGTGGTCCCCGGGGAGCAGACCTCCCCCGGGACCGTCGACCGGGCCGTCGCCTTCTACACCGCGGTCGGGAAGCGCCCGATCCGGCTGCGTCAGGAACTGCCCGGGCACGTCGCCAACCGGCTGCAGGCGGCGCTCTGGCAGGAGGCGTACTCCCTGGTCGAGCGCGGGGTCGCGACCGTCGCCGACATCGACACCGCGATCTCCCACGGCCCCGGGCTGCGCTGGGCCGTCCTGGGCCCGTTCGCCAACCAGCACCTCTCCGGCGGCCCCGGCGGCCTCGCGCACATCCTCGAACACCTCGGCCCGCCCACCGAGCGGTGGTGGCGCGACCTCGGCCGGGTCACCCTCACGCCCGAGCTGTCCACGACCCTCGTCGCCGGCGTCGACGCCGAGCTCGACGGCGTCGACCAGGCCGCACTGGTCGCGGACCGCGACGCCGTCCTCACCCAGCTGCTCGCGGCCAAGGCCGCGCGTCCCGACCTGCCCTGA
- a CDS encoding acetoacetate--CoA ligase — translation MSTPELLRPVAADVRDTTEIGRYLRWLDEHRGLRFDAYPGLHRWSVEDLEGFWSSIREYFGVCTHSPAERVLGGREMPGAQWFPGATLNYAEHAVGLARGDHHDARPADEVAVVAYSQTREPVELTWAQLRDQVARARAGLQRLGVGRGDRVVAYLPNIPETVVAFLATAGLGAVWASCAPEFGARSVLDRFAQVEPRVLLTVSGYRYGAKDVDRRAEVAEIRAGLPTVERVVHVPYGPDDLPDTVGWDELLAEPGELLFDAVPFAHPLCVLFSSGTTGRPKAIVHGHGGILLEHLKNHGLSWDLRPGDRILWFSTTAWMMWNALVSGLLVGASVVLVDGNPMYPDLAWQWRLAEQTGATLMGASPGFLMACRKQGLTPAKDHDLSRIRQIGAAGSPLPAEGYHWVREQFGADVLLNVGSGGTDVCTGIVQGGPLQPVWAGEISGPCLGVAAEAFDEKGDPLVDELGELVITAPMPSMPVGFWGDRDGSRYREAYFAEYPGIWRHGDWIRFSATGSCSVAGRSDATLNRGGVRLGTAEFYRVVEELPEVEDSLVVHLEDPAGGNGELLLYVALRDGVELDDDLRRAIAGSLRSALSPRHVPDSITTVPAVPRNRTGKKLELPVKKILRGARVEDVASRDVLADPTSLDAFLAQAAARSRS, via the coding sequence GTGAGCACCCCCGAGCTGCTCCGCCCGGTCGCGGCGGACGTCCGCGACACCACCGAGATCGGCCGCTATCTCCGGTGGCTGGACGAGCACCGCGGCCTGCGGTTCGACGCGTATCCCGGCCTGCACCGGTGGTCGGTGGAGGACCTCGAGGGGTTCTGGTCGTCGATCCGGGAGTACTTCGGGGTCTGCACCCACTCCCCCGCCGAGCGGGTGCTCGGTGGTCGGGAGATGCCCGGCGCGCAGTGGTTCCCCGGCGCGACGCTGAACTACGCCGAGCACGCGGTCGGCCTCGCCCGCGGCGACCACCACGACGCCCGGCCCGCCGACGAGGTCGCCGTGGTCGCGTACTCGCAGACCCGCGAACCGGTCGAGCTGACCTGGGCGCAGCTCCGCGACCAGGTCGCCCGCGCCCGGGCGGGGCTGCAGCGGCTCGGCGTCGGCCGCGGCGACCGGGTCGTCGCCTACCTGCCGAACATCCCGGAGACCGTGGTCGCGTTCCTGGCCACCGCCGGCCTGGGCGCGGTCTGGGCGAGCTGCGCACCCGAGTTCGGCGCGCGCTCGGTGCTCGACCGCTTCGCGCAGGTCGAACCGCGGGTGCTGCTCACCGTCTCCGGGTACCGCTACGGCGCGAAGGATGTCGACCGTCGGGCCGAGGTCGCCGAGATCCGCGCCGGACTGCCGACCGTCGAGCGCGTCGTGCACGTCCCCTACGGGCCGGACGACCTCCCGGACACCGTGGGCTGGGACGAGCTGCTCGCCGAGCCCGGCGAGCTCCTGTTCGACGCCGTGCCGTTCGCGCACCCGCTGTGCGTGCTGTTCTCCTCCGGCACCACGGGCAGGCCGAAGGCGATCGTGCACGGCCACGGCGGGATCCTGCTCGAGCACCTCAAGAACCACGGCCTGAGCTGGGACCTGCGCCCCGGGGACCGGATCCTCTGGTTCTCCACCACCGCCTGGATGATGTGGAACGCCCTGGTCTCCGGGCTGCTCGTCGGCGCCTCGGTCGTCTTGGTCGACGGCAACCCGATGTACCCGGACCTGGCCTGGCAGTGGCGGCTCGCCGAGCAGACCGGGGCGACGCTCATGGGGGCCAGCCCCGGGTTCCTGATGGCCTGCCGCAAGCAGGGCCTCACCCCGGCGAAGGACCACGACCTGTCCCGCATCCGGCAGATCGGCGCTGCCGGCAGCCCGCTTCCCGCCGAGGGCTACCACTGGGTGCGCGAGCAGTTCGGTGCGGACGTGCTGCTCAACGTGGGCAGCGGCGGGACCGACGTGTGCACCGGCATCGTCCAGGGCGGCCCACTGCAACCGGTGTGGGCCGGGGAGATCTCCGGGCCCTGCCTCGGGGTCGCCGCCGAGGCGTTCGACGAGAAGGGCGACCCGCTCGTCGACGAGCTCGGGGAGCTGGTGATCACCGCGCCCATGCCGTCCATGCCGGTCGGGTTCTGGGGCGACCGCGACGGGTCCCGCTACCGCGAGGCCTACTTCGCGGAGTACCCGGGCATCTGGCGCCACGGCGACTGGATCCGCTTCTCCGCCACCGGGAGCTGCAGCGTCGCCGGCCGCTCGGACGCCACCCTCAACCGCGGCGGCGTCCGGCTCGGCACCGCCGAGTTCTACCGCGTCGTGGAGGAACTGCCCGAGGTCGAGGACTCGCTGGTGGTGCACCTGGAGGACCCCGCAGGCGGCAACGGCGAGCTGCTGCTCTACGTGGCGCTGCGCGACGGGGTCGAACTCGACGACGACCTGCGCCGGGCCATCGCCGGGTCACTGCGCTCGGCGCTGTCACCGCGGCACGTCCCGGACAGCATCACGACGGTCCCGGCGGTGCCGCGCAACAGGACGGGAAAGAAGCTGGAGCTGCCGGTGAAGAAGATCCTGCGCGGCGCGCGCGTCGAGGACGTCGCCAGCCGCGACGTCCTCGCCGACCCGACCTCCCTCGACGCCTTCCTCGCGCAGGCCGCGGCCCGGAGCCGGTCGTGA
- a CDS encoding crotonase/enoyl-CoA hydratase family protein, translated as MTSPDEREPGSGPTEEEVRVLLPPSLTVEPYGDVAVLRLCRSAKRNALDDPTVLGIEAFFSAPPRGVKAVVLDADGDHFSAGLDLSELTERDAFEGLEHSLMWHRAFERLERGRLPVVAVLKGAVIGGGLELATAAHIRVAEPSAFYALPEGQRGLFVGGGASVRVPRLIGAHRMADMMLTGRVLDADEGHAVGLSHYRVGAGEGLGRALELARTIASNSPVTNFAVLQALPRIAEANPAEGYLMESLMAAVATASDEAKQRMQDFLHKRAGKVGR; from the coding sequence ATGACCAGCCCCGACGAGCGCGAGCCCGGCTCCGGACCGACCGAGGAGGAGGTCCGGGTCCTGCTCCCGCCCTCGCTGACCGTGGAACCCTACGGCGACGTCGCGGTCCTGCGGCTGTGCCGCTCCGCGAAGCGCAACGCCCTCGACGACCCCACCGTGCTGGGCATCGAGGCGTTCTTCAGCGCGCCGCCGCGCGGGGTGAAGGCGGTCGTCCTGGACGCCGACGGGGACCACTTCTCCGCCGGGCTCGATCTCTCCGAGCTCACCGAACGGGACGCCTTCGAGGGCCTGGAGCACTCGCTGATGTGGCACCGCGCGTTCGAGCGCCTCGAGCGCGGGCGGCTCCCCGTCGTCGCGGTGCTGAAAGGCGCGGTCATCGGCGGCGGCCTCGAGCTCGCCACCGCCGCGCACATCCGCGTCGCGGAGCCGTCGGCCTTCTACGCGCTGCCCGAGGGCCAGCGCGGCCTGTTCGTCGGCGGCGGCGCCTCGGTGCGGGTGCCGCGGCTGATCGGGGCGCACCGCATGGCGGACATGATGCTCACGGGCCGTGTCCTCGACGCCGACGAGGGCCACGCCGTCGGGCTCTCGCACTACCGGGTCGGTGCGGGCGAGGGGCTCGGGCGGGCGCTGGAGCTGGCCCGCACGATCGCCTCCAACTCGCCGGTCACGAACTTCGCGGTGCTCCAGGCGCTGCCCCGGATCGCCGAGGCCAACCCGGCCGAGGGCTACCTGATGGAGTCGCTGATGGCGGCCGTCGCGACCGCGAGCGACGAGGCCAAGCAGCGGATGCAGGACTTCCTGCACAAGCGCGCCGGGAAGGTGGGACGGTGA
- a CDS encoding acyl-CoA synthetase, translated as MNVSTLAGSDIGLGSWPARRARISPGRTALTQADRSLTYAELADRTERLAGALARLGVRRGDRVAYLGVNDITVFETLFATGLLGAIFVPLNHRLSGPEIRYMLEDSGARVLVHSPDSDALVAAAAPLPSGVEHVLATRPSSCPARGRDLEAEIAAAGPAPEAAVSLEDPCLLLYTSGTTGRPKAATLTHGNLTWNTVNQLAHVDVLSTDRALCISPLFHCVGLGQITLPTLFKGGSVEPVAKFDPGAILARIADAAITSFSAVPTMLQMMCEHPTWDTTDLTSLTCVIYGGSPVQERVAKAWLARGVRLVQGYGMTEASPGVTMGTHDGTVEHPVSAGVPHFFTDVAALRDEQPGPLGDAPAELLVRGPHVFPGYWNRPEETAASFIAGDWFRTGDVVRVEEDGWTHVVDRVKDLIISGGENVYPAEVEAVVVQLAEVETCAVVGVADERWGEVGVGYVVLRPGATLDEAGLRAHLEARLARYKVPKHLVFVPELPRNATGKIRRVELRDRAATELRDAVPAALAADPGPATDRQDGRPA; from the coding sequence ATGAACGTCTCCACCCTCGCCGGTTCCGATATCGGGCTGGGCAGCTGGCCCGCCCGCCGGGCCCGGATCTCCCCCGGGCGGACCGCGCTGACCCAGGCCGACCGGAGCCTGACCTACGCCGAGCTCGCCGACCGCACCGAACGCCTCGCGGGAGCGCTGGCCCGCCTCGGCGTGCGGCGCGGCGACCGGGTCGCCTACCTCGGCGTCAACGACATCACCGTGTTCGAGACGCTGTTCGCCACGGGGCTGCTCGGCGCGATCTTCGTGCCGCTGAACCACCGGCTCTCCGGGCCCGAGATCCGGTACATGCTCGAGGACAGCGGGGCCCGCGTGCTGGTGCACAGCCCGGACAGCGACGCGCTGGTCGCGGCGGCCGCGCCGCTGCCCTCCGGCGTCGAGCACGTGCTCGCGACCCGGCCGTCCTCGTGTCCCGCGCGCGGACGGGACCTCGAGGCGGAGATCGCCGCCGCCGGGCCGGCCCCGGAGGCCGCGGTGTCCCTCGAGGACCCGTGCCTGCTGCTCTACACCTCGGGCACGACCGGCCGGCCGAAGGCGGCCACGCTCACCCACGGCAACCTGACCTGGAACACCGTCAACCAGCTCGCCCACGTCGACGTGCTGAGCACCGACCGGGCGTTGTGCATCTCGCCGCTGTTCCACTGCGTCGGCCTCGGGCAGATCACCCTGCCGACGCTGTTCAAGGGCGGCAGTGTGGAGCCGGTCGCGAAGTTCGATCCCGGCGCGATCCTCGCGCGGATCGCCGACGCCGCGATCACCAGCTTCTCCGCGGTGCCGACGATGCTGCAGATGATGTGCGAGCACCCCACCTGGGACACCACCGACCTCACCTCGCTGACCTGCGTGATCTACGGCGGCTCGCCGGTGCAGGAACGGGTCGCGAAGGCCTGGCTCGCCCGGGGCGTCCGGCTGGTGCAGGGCTACGGGATGACCGAGGCGTCCCCCGGCGTCACGATGGGCACGCACGACGGCACCGTCGAGCACCCGGTCTCGGCCGGGGTGCCGCACTTCTTCACCGACGTCGCCGCGCTGCGGGACGAGCAGCCCGGACCGCTCGGCGATGCGCCCGCGGAACTGCTCGTGCGCGGTCCGCACGTCTTCCCCGGGTACTGGAACCGCCCCGAGGAGACCGCGGCGAGCTTCATCGCCGGGGACTGGTTCCGCACCGGGGACGTGGTGCGCGTCGAGGAGGACGGCTGGACCCACGTCGTCGACCGGGTCAAAGATTTGATCATCTCGGGTGGCGAGAACGTCTACCCCGCCGAGGTCGAGGCCGTCGTCGTCCAGCTCGCCGAGGTCGAGACCTGCGCCGTCGTCGGTGTCGCGGACGAGCGCTGGGGCGAGGTCGGCGTCGGCTACGTCGTCCTCCGCCCCGGCGCCACCCTCGACGAGGCCGGCCTGCGCGCCCATCTGGAGGCCCGGCTCGCCCGCTACAAGGTGCCCAAGCACCTGGTGTTCGTGCCCGAGCTGCCCCGCAACGCCACCGGCAAGATCCGGCGGGTCGAGCTGCGCGACCGCGCCGCCACCGAACTCCGGGACGCCGTGCCTGCCGCCCTCGCGGCCGACCCGGGCCCGGCGACCGACCGACAGGACGGACGACCAGCATGA
- a CDS encoding MarR family winged helix-turn-helix transcriptional regulator has product MTASAERRDATGGPTADGAGRPSLLYAVKQVELAVRAHLDELLRPTGVTTLQYTAMTVLARREGLTSAELARNSFVTAQTMTDLVTSLERRELISRAPDPAHRRRLLISLTGAGRAFLAEHAARVADIEARMVSRLTDDEQASLHDVLNRCRAALATHPAQ; this is encoded by the coding sequence ATGACGGCGAGCGCCGAGCGGCGGGACGCCACCGGTGGTCCCACCGCGGACGGGGCCGGCCGGCCGTCGCTGCTCTACGCGGTCAAGCAGGTCGAGCTCGCGGTCCGCGCCCACCTCGACGAGCTGCTGCGCCCCACCGGGGTGACGACGCTGCAGTACACGGCGATGACCGTGCTGGCCCGGCGCGAAGGCCTCACCTCGGCCGAGCTGGCCCGCAACTCGTTCGTCACCGCCCAGACCATGACCGACCTGGTCACGAGCCTGGAACGCCGCGAGCTGATCTCGCGGGCCCCGGACCCGGCCCACCGGCGGCGGCTGTTGATCAGCCTGACCGGCGCGGGCCGCGCGTTCCTGGCCGAGCACGCCGCGCGCGTCGCCGACATCGAGGCCCGGATGGTCAGCCGGCTCACCGACGACGAGCAGGCCTCGCTGCACGACGTGCTCAACCGCTGCCGCGCCGCCCTGGCGACCCACCCGGCGCAGTAG
- a CDS encoding 2OG-Fe(II) oxygenase yields the protein MTDATTTPGPADTARSLDWPAIEQRLDAEGFASAGPLLGPDQCRGVARMFDDDARFRSTVTMARHSFGEGSYRYFANPLPELVQQLREALYPPLAAIANRWAERLGERRFPTNLDALLDECAGLGQHRPTPLVLRYGPGGYNCLHQDVYGDLTFPLQFLIMLSRPDEDFTGGESVFVEQRPRQQSRPMVARPGQGEALIFPVRHRPKLGTRGYHRVQMRHGVSAVHSGERHVLGIIFHNAR from the coding sequence ATGACCGACGCCACCACCACGCCGGGCCCGGCCGACACCGCCCGGAGCCTCGACTGGCCGGCGATCGAGCAGCGGCTCGACGCGGAGGGCTTCGCCTCCGCCGGGCCGCTGCTCGGCCCCGACCAGTGCCGCGGCGTCGCCCGCATGTTCGACGACGACGCCCGCTTCCGCAGCACGGTCACCATGGCGCGGCACTCCTTCGGGGAGGGCAGCTACCGCTACTTCGCGAACCCGCTGCCCGAGCTCGTCCAGCAGCTGCGCGAGGCCCTCTACCCGCCGCTCGCCGCCATCGCGAACCGGTGGGCGGAGCGGCTCGGCGAACGCCGCTTCCCCACGAACCTCGACGCGCTCCTCGACGAGTGCGCCGGGCTCGGCCAGCACCGCCCGACCCCGCTGGTCCTGCGCTACGGCCCCGGCGGCTACAACTGCCTGCACCAGGACGTCTACGGCGACCTGACGTTCCCGCTGCAGTTCCTGATCATGCTGAGCCGGCCGGACGAGGACTTCACCGGCGGCGAGAGCGTGTTCGTCGAGCAGCGGCCCCGCCAGCAGTCCCGGCCGATGGTCGCGCGGCCGGGCCAGGGCGAGGCGCTCATCTTCCCGGTGCGGCACCGCCCGAAGCTCGGCACCCGCGGCTACCACCGGGTACAGATGAGGCACGGCGTGAGCGCGGTGCACTCCGGGGAGCGGCACGTGCTGGGGATCATCTTCCACAACGCGCGCTGA
- a CDS encoding methylated-DNA--[protein]-cysteine S-methyltransferase — MSTTIRSTPIGPLTLTASDEGITRVAFGAAPADTARSTEAGQWLEQASRELDEYFAGTRTAFTVPVDLRGVGAGQRAALDLLGAVGHGETTTYGRLAAQLARRGGPGSESWSSDVGPRRVGSAMARNPVPVLVPCHRVVGSNGDLTGYAGGLEIKRRLLELESPQAMLGSA, encoded by the coding sequence ATGTCCACGACCATCCGCTCGACGCCGATCGGGCCGCTGACCCTCACCGCCTCGGACGAGGGCATCACCCGCGTCGCGTTCGGCGCCGCGCCCGCCGACACGGCTCGTTCCACCGAGGCCGGGCAGTGGCTCGAGCAGGCCTCCCGGGAGCTCGACGAGTACTTCGCGGGCACCCGTACGGCGTTCACCGTCCCGGTCGACCTCCGCGGGGTCGGCGCCGGGCAGCGCGCGGCGCTCGACCTCCTCGGCGCGGTCGGCCACGGCGAGACCACCACCTACGGCAGGCTGGCCGCGCAGCTCGCCCGCCGGGGCGGGCCGGGGTCGGAGTCGTGGTCGTCCGACGTGGGGCCGCGCCGGGTCGGGTCCGCCATGGCCCGGAACCCGGTCCCGGTCCTCGTGCCGTGCCACCGCGTCGTCGGCAGCAACGGCGACCTCACCGGCTACGCGGGCGGCCTCGAGATCAAGCGGCGCCTGCTCGAGCTCGAGTCCCCGCAGGCGATGCTCGGATCGGCCTGA
- a CDS encoding methylated-DNA--[protein]-cysteine S-methyltransferase — MTNNGRPFGTDQQLVSALGTLAAPAPPGLADRVFTRWASAPSRLGDVFVAFTDRGVQFLRPAGEGDADGFADAYHRRFARPLQPAARLPAGVLPALRGRQARALTLDLAGLSEFERAVLAATRRIPAGQTRPYGWVAREAGSPRAVRAVGSVLARNPVPLLVPCHRVVRADGAVGDYMFGAPSKEQLLRDEDVDLDGVRALARGGVRYLASDTTGVFCFPTCRDARRITPAHRHGFRTVSTAEAAGYRPCLHCRPAA; from the coding sequence ATGACCAACAACGGCCGACCTTTCGGCACCGATCAGCAGCTCGTCAGCGCGCTCGGCACCCTCGCCGCGCCGGCGCCGCCCGGCCTGGCGGACAGGGTGTTCACCCGCTGGGCGAGCGCGCCGAGCCGCCTCGGCGACGTCTTCGTCGCCTTCACCGACCGGGGCGTGCAGTTCCTGCGCCCCGCCGGGGAAGGTGACGCCGACGGGTTCGCGGACGCCTACCACCGGCGGTTCGCCCGCCCCCTGCAACCCGCGGCGAGGCTCCCCGCCGGGGTCCTGCCCGCGCTGCGGGGACGCCAGGCCCGCGCCCTGACGCTCGACCTCGCCGGCCTCTCGGAGTTCGAACGGGCCGTGCTGGCCGCGACCCGGCGGATCCCGGCCGGGCAGACCCGCCCCTACGGCTGGGTGGCCCGCGAGGCCGGCAGCCCGCGCGCCGTCCGGGCCGTCGGATCGGTGCTCGCCCGCAACCCGGTACCGCTGCTCGTGCCGTGCCACCGCGTCGTCCGCGCCGACGGCGCCGTGGGCGACTACATGTTCGGGGCTCCGTCCAAGGAGCAGCTGCTGCGCGACGAGGACGTCGACCTCGACGGGGTCCGGGCGCTCGCCCGCGGCGGCGTGCGCTACCTGGCCAGCGACACCACCGGGGTCTTCTGCTTCCCGACCTGCCGCGACGCCCGGCGGATCACTCCGGCCCACCGGCACGGCTTCCGCACCGTCTCCACGGCCGAAGCTGCGGGCTATCGGCCCTGCCTGCACTGCCGGCCCGCGGCCTGA
- a CDS encoding RNA polymerase sigma factor encodes MVDDGHDGTAEAAVEEQWLRCALARDLDSGFAELTRVHGDVVHSVARNLARPADAEDLAAEALLKAYRALRGFDAARIGTLSIRPWLLTILRNTARNAARDAARRPGPPPAFEPSTEQTGPEPAAGPAERAERADTQRRLGVVLAELPEAQRTAIVLRHVVDLPIGEIAAILGCKDGTAKSHISRGLQRLRTLLTDTTTTATVTVVGGTAQRVLRSGRTSR; translated from the coding sequence ATGGTCGACGACGGGCACGACGGGACGGCCGAGGCCGCCGTCGAGGAGCAGTGGTTGCGCTGTGCCCTGGCTCGTGACCTCGACTCCGGATTCGCCGAGCTCACGCGGGTGCACGGCGACGTCGTCCACTCCGTCGCCCGCAACCTCGCCCGCCCGGCCGACGCCGAGGACCTGGCCGCGGAGGCCCTGCTCAAGGCGTACCGGGCCCTGCGCGGCTTCGACGCCGCGCGGATCGGCACGCTGTCGATCCGGCCTTGGCTGCTCACGATCCTGCGCAACACCGCCCGCAACGCGGCCAGGGACGCCGCCCGACGGCCCGGCCCCCCGCCGGCGTTCGAACCGTCCACCGAGCAGACCGGGCCCGAACCCGCCGCGGGCCCCGCGGAACGCGCCGAGCGCGCGGACACGCAACGCCGCCTCGGCGTCGTCCTGGCCGAACTGCCCGAGGCGCAGCGGACCGCGATCGTGCTCCGGCACGTCGTGGACCTGCCGATCGGCGAGATCGCCGCGATCCTCGGCTGCAAGGACGGCACCGCCAAATCCCACATCTCACGAGGACTGCAACGACTACGGACACTGCTCACCGACACCACGACCACCGCCACGGTGACGGTCGTCGGCGGAACGGCACAGCGGGTGCTCCGGTCGGGGAGGACAAGTCGATGA
- a CDS encoding enoyl-CoA hydratase/isomerase family protein: MIAREDQDAVAVIRLAREPVNAMDVELLEELFRTFRDLPGGTARAVVLTGSGSAFSAGIDLGEFLGGGQHYVHNFLPLLNRVLEAVFTCPLPVVAAVNGDAVTGGCVLACCADRRLMADGDGRIGMRALRTGLVVPRVALEVLRFAVGGVLTTKLVLGGETHRPKVAKNLGLVDEVVAADELRSRALAAAVRMADEAPRDTFNVTKGQLHRDAVERIDRYRRDEDLLAQRLWVEHQADGWVARYVESATDTG; this comes from the coding sequence GTGATCGCGCGCGAGGACCAGGACGCGGTGGCCGTCATCCGGCTGGCCCGCGAGCCCGTCAATGCCATGGACGTCGAGCTGCTCGAGGAGCTGTTCCGCACGTTCCGGGACCTGCCGGGAGGGACGGCCCGTGCGGTCGTCCTGACCGGCTCCGGCAGCGCGTTCTCGGCCGGGATCGACCTGGGGGAGTTCCTGGGCGGGGGACAGCACTACGTGCACAACTTCCTGCCGCTGCTCAACCGGGTGCTCGAGGCGGTGTTCACGTGCCCGCTGCCGGTGGTCGCGGCCGTGAACGGGGACGCCGTCACCGGCGGTTGCGTGCTGGCCTGCTGCGCGGACCGGCGGTTGATGGCCGACGGCGACGGGCGCATCGGGATGCGCGCCCTCCGGACCGGGCTGGTGGTGCCGCGGGTCGCGCTGGAGGTGCTGCGCTTCGCGGTGGGCGGCGTGCTGACCACGAAGCTGGTGCTCGGCGGCGAGACCCACCGGCCGAAGGTCGCGAAGAACCTCGGGCTGGTCGACGAGGTGGTCGCCGCCGACGAGCTGCGCTCGCGGGCGCTCGCCGCAGCCGTCCGGATGGCCGACGAGGCGCCGCGGGACACGTTCAATGTCACCAAGGGGCAGCTGCACCGGGACGCCGTCGAACGCATCGACCGGTACCGCCGCGACGAGGACCTGCTCGCGCAACGGCTGTGGGTCGAGCACCAGGCCGACGGGTGGGTCGCCCGCTACGTGGAGTCCGCCACGGACACGGGCTGA
- a CDS encoding NAD(P)-dependent alcohol dehydrogenase, whose product MRAVQVVGYGRNLEMTDVAAPAVVEPYDVIVKIGGAGVCRTDIHILEGQWAEKSGVTLPYTIGHENAGWVHATGSAVTNVAEGDKVIVHPLMTCGLCRACRSGDDVHCTQSRFPGIDTAGGYAEYLRTSARSVVKLDDSLEPADVAALADAGLTAYHATAKAARTLRPGDRCVVIGAGGLGHIGIQALKAMTAAEIVVVDRNADAVKLALSIGADHGIVAEGGHVEEVLELTDGNGAEVVVDFVGEGGSTRDGVRMLRRAGDYHVVGYGENIDIPTIDVISTEINLIGNLVGSYNDLCELMVLAARGLVKLHTTKYPLDRFQDALDDLEAGRIRGRAILTP is encoded by the coding sequence ATGAGGGCAGTCCAGGTCGTCGGCTACGGCCGGAACCTCGAGATGACCGACGTCGCCGCGCCCGCCGTCGTCGAGCCGTACGACGTGATCGTGAAGATCGGCGGCGCGGGCGTGTGCCGCACGGACATCCACATCCTCGAGGGCCAGTGGGCCGAGAAGTCCGGCGTGACCCTGCCGTACACGATCGGCCACGAGAACGCGGGCTGGGTGCACGCCACCGGTAGCGCGGTCACCAACGTCGCCGAGGGCGACAAGGTGATCGTGCACCCGCTGATGACGTGCGGGCTGTGCCGCGCCTGCCGCTCCGGCGACGACGTGCACTGCACGCAGAGCCGGTTCCCCGGCATCGACACCGCCGGCGGCTATGCCGAGTACCTGCGGACGTCCGCGCGCAGCGTCGTGAAGCTCGACGACTCGCTGGAGCCGGCGGACGTCGCCGCACTGGCCGACGCCGGCCTCACCGCCTACCACGCCACGGCCAAGGCGGCCCGCACCCTGCGCCCGGGCGACCGCTGTGTGGTGATCGGCGCCGGCGGCCTGGGGCACATCGGGATCCAGGCGCTCAAGGCCATGACGGCGGCCGAGATCGTCGTCGTGGACCGCAACGCGGACGCCGTGAAGCTCGCCCTGTCCATCGGGGCGGACCACGGGATCGTCGCCGAGGGTGGGCACGTCGAGGAGGTCCTCGAGCTCACCGACGGGAACGGCGCCGAGGTCGTCGTCGACTTCGTCGGCGAGGGCGGCAGCACCCGCGACGGCGTGCGGATGCTGCGCCGGGCGGGCGACTACCACGTCGTCGGGTACGGCGAGAACATCGACATCCCGACGATCGACGTCATCTCCACCGAGATCAACCTGATCGGCAACCTGGTCGGCAGCTACAACGACCTGTGCGAGCTGATGGTCCTCGCCGCCCGCGGGCTGGTGAAGCTGCACACGACGAAGTACCCGCTGGACCGCTTCCAGGACGCGCTCGACGACCTGGAAGCGGGACGGATCCGGGGACGGGCGATCCTCACGCCCTGA